The window ACTTCAACCCCAGATTTTGGCCCAGGCCATATCTTGATCTGCAAACACCAAAAACATCTCCACACAACGCACATTTCACAATGTTCGGTTCATACAGCTCCTACAGCTCAGTGAGCGCCATGTCCGCCGCCATCGACATCAGCCCCTCCAACCTGCGCAGCACCCGCGATGCCTCATGCGCATTCCCCTCGTGGCCCAGACGCGAGTCTCTCTCCGAGTATGGCCGCGAGGAGCGAGCCACTTCTTTCCTCTCCGACGACGACCTCCTCCTGTCTGACCCCTTCGACGACGACAGCCACAGCAtcgccagctccagcgcctcATCCTCCCCCATCATGATGCAGTCTCCTCCTCGCCTTACTGATCTGGAGATCCTGGAGCTGCAGCGCGAGAAGCTGGCTGTTCAGCGCGAGGCCGTCCGCCAGGTCATGCTCGAGAAGGAGCGCCGAAAGCTggccgccaagaagaagagcagccgaGTTCACGTTAGCTCCAAGAAGAGCCCCAAGTCCAAGCTTGCCTCCATGACTCCCATCTCTGAGTAGGAAAACAAATCGGCTATTCCACTCTCGGGTCATGCGCTGGCGTATgggctcttctctcttctaatCTACATTTCAAGGCTTTATTACTCATCAAAGCCTCTAATAAACCGACAGCACCAACGCTGTCTCACGACGATACGACACTTTTGTTTTCCGTTATGACTGGTCTTAGCACAGCCACTGCAACATTATTTGGCGCTATCAAAGGATTTACAGCGCTTGAAGGAAGAAATCGGGGCGCCGACGGGAGTGACCAGCGGTCCGAACACAATCTGACTCATCCTCACCCCTCCCCCACAACCGGGGCACTGTcacctcttctcttctcttcgcaCTTCAACCGAGCTGTGCCACTTGCCGCGGCCAGATCGGTTAAACAAAGATATCGGCCTAATccggcttttcttttctcttcccttctaTTCCGGCGCCAACAACGCATTTCAGCAAACCTTCACTTGATACCCCGGAACACACTTTACCCAAACTCGTAAGAGTTTAATTTGTCTCCACGACATCCTATTTGATacctctttgcttttcttttgtgctcttcttcttcttcttactcCGATTTAATACTTATGACGGCATTATTTGGGAGTTTATCtgtttcatcttttttttttttttttttcctttttttagcGATCATAGCGTGGGAAATCATTTATTAGGGATACCCTCTTCTACGAGGAAGAGCGATCAGGGCTATTTGGGAcattcacacacacacacactagttttttttttgcttggcGTTGGGAACATCAGCATTACTCCGCTACGGCGGACTGGAACAAGGGCATAACAGGGCGATTACTTTAGCATAGTTTAGatagctttcttctttgacaaGATACCCATTTTTGATGAATACTATCACTGGTTCTACTCAAAACAAAGTGTTGCTTCCATGTCCCGCTTTTCAGATCGAAACTGTGCAACTGCCATGTGGTCTATCCGCTCCTCCAGGTGGGCGTCACGGAATTTGCCGCCTATTCTTTTGAGTTTTTGACCCCAGCGCCCAGCGCCACATGcgtgaatgaatgaatggatgAATCAATGACTGAATTAGAAAATGCCGACATGGCTACCTATTTTCCACACAGCTGGGATTGTGGCCCTCCCTCCTTTTCGCACCAAATGAACACAAACGGCGGCGACAACGGCGGCGACAAACGAAGCTTGCGGCCACCCGGATGTTTTTCCCACCCCAAATCCCGACGAAGCCcagctgaaaaaaaagaaagtcgGTGACAGCTTTGCACAgtacctctttttttttttcagcgtTAATGAAAAAGCGCCACGCTGCAGGGTTGCGCTCACCGACCCTATGCGGTGCGACACTGTGGCGTGCCCTCCATTTTCGCGGTTCAGGTTGAAGTGAAGTGCCTCCCGGATGAGAGGACCGAACATGTACCTACAACGCAAGCTTGAGGAGCTAGCTAGAGCTAACGCGCTTTTTTCGGCCGTGTtgttttcattctttttttccctatttCGGGTTTGCTTTCCGATATTGTCGCatggaggggggggggggggggggtgttgttttctctttctttttgtttttactATGTACTGTGAAACTGAGCAATATTGATGATTCatgcaaaggaaaaaaaagcaaaagtgtTACTTCGTGCGCCGCAGCGTTTACTGGCGGCCGCCCGCTATGATTacgttttttctttttttcctttggtcATTcttacatttttttttctccccatgtttcttttttgtttgcaATGCGACGTGTTATATGAGTAATGGATGCCAAAAAGGATTCGCTGTTGTATTATCTGACGGCCAATGTTGGTTGGATCGCTAATAGTATACTTTTCGTTAGCGGGCTGAAAAGGCGCTGGCTTTTACAGCTATCAAGCAAGCTGTCTGAGAGCTTACAAGAGCTAagctacctactactatatGCAGGGCGCTTGTAaaccttttttctctttttcctgcCTTGATTTACTTTGTCAACACCAGTCATATTCTCCCTTATATTAATTGGTGTGCTGTACGCTTTGTGAGCTCTCGCTCCCTGCGTGTGAAAGCtgataaagtaaataaattaagtccCCCCCCCTCCGCATGCAGGGCGATAGTCAAAAAGAACTCTATGCCTTACAGCAAGCGGCTCGCCGGAATGCGCTGCCCGCGATAAACAAGTTTGCAGACATGTGTGCTGTAAGTGGTCCCAACCCCTCCCTCCCCCGATGTTTGTCTCATGTACGATGTAGGCACGATCGATGCAGCAGGGTTGCATGTGAAGCGCAAAATTGAAGTTTGGGCTGCTGGTACGAGGCACACTGCAgcatacctaggtatacgCACTCCAactcttgtctctctcggCACCGTATCTCGCTAAATTGCCTGCATCGcgcacacacgcacacgcaTTTGACGCCGTGTTCGTTTGCTGTACCttttatctctttctttcttttccgcGTGCATGAGTATCCCTGCACACCGAGTGGATTCCAGCTGTGCTGGCATACATACACGCTGTTACCACCGGCCTGAGGGCTGAGATGGTCGGTGTAAAAGCGATGGAATTGCGGTCTGGCTGAAAGCTGATTGCCAAGGGAACACACTAGACACTGCTATTCTTGTCTCGCATTTTTGCTGCCCCCAACAAAAGGAAAACCGGAATAATACTGGCCGTAAGAAGCCGCTTACTCAGTTGTGCACAACTcagccagcccagcccagcttaCTTGCAAGCCGTACtatgtagtatgtagtatgtagtatgtaTTACTCCGCCTGCTTTGGGGTGGTTGCTAAGAACGGACTGCCCATCGGGCTTGGTCGGCACTGGCTGTGACGAGGTGTTCGACGCATGCATGATAATCCTCCTGTGGTGTGTAGGTGTGCCGTGGAGGGGGCTGAATTGCATGCAGCTTCTCGTTTCCTCTCCTTGACTTTCTTATGCGCCCCGAATAGAGTGTGTACCTGAATGTGATGTGTTACTGGGGTGTGTTGCGTTGATGTTGCCGTTTGGGCAtcagactttttttttttttcaaccttTTGTTGTTTGACTGTCTATATTGGTTGGTTTCCGTCTCGTTCCCTTTTTGGGAGCTTCTTTGGACGCCTTCCCAGCTTGGTTACTGCCTCAGTCACTGTGGGGTTGACCCCGACATTTCCTCCCATGTTTGACATTTGACAGCAACGTTGTACTTCGTTCCAAGGGGTGTAAATTCCTGTTCGCCATCGCTGGATGCTGGTTCGTTCCCTCGGGATTCCATCTGTCCACTCAGTGGCAGCACGTGAAAATTCTCAAACGGATAATGATTCTGCCTGTTGAGGGTTTCCCTCTCCCCCGCTGATCTTCTGCCCTATCAAAGATGGGGGTTGTCAGAACAGCTTACTGGGGGTCTGGATTTCATGTGGCCAATGGACTTGTAGGGCTGCATTACTGCTGCCTTATTCGCTGCAGATAGTCGCCGAATGCTACCGTTGCCGTGCTCGCATTGGCTGTAAATCGACCAACCACGTGGAGAGGAGACTCGATGGATTTTCGACGTATCAGGTGTCTTtacagctgctggagctgtgaTCACTTGAGCTCGTCGTCATGTCCAATACAAAGAGCTCACTGAGGCATTATAATCATCTCTGACTCAAACAATGGGGGCTGTTCAAACCGACCGCGTTATGCGAAATAAAATGGCCTTGGCTAGATAGCTAGtgctctctcctcttcgtaTCGTCCGGTACGTGGTGGCTATTCTGAGCTGTTTAATTATACGCCCCATGTGATGCCGCGCGTGAATGGCTGTGATTGCTTTTAAGCGGCGCCAGCTTCGGTGCTGTGAAAGGAAATACCGGGGCCCGTCACATCCCCAGGTGTCGTGATCCGAACTTCATGTCCGCGGCGGTTCTTTTGTCACAAGTTGGACGCGGTTGCGACGTTGGGGGCGACTCCTGGGAAGAAGCTGAGACTGAGTTGCAGCCTATAATATATGGATGATACGGCTGAATGTGATCTACGCCTCAAAATCTAATGCATGTGCTTTGATGTTGGGCATTAGAGATGTGGCGGGAGCGGGATAGGGGAGGGGGGATCGCGCTATATGATATCTGATATCACAACACCTTCTATCCAAGCGCCCTTGTGTCTATTTGATGGTGCCTAGATTGCTAGTGAGTGGGTATGATTGCACTATTGCGCTGTGTATTCTAGATGGGAAGTAAAGTTGTTTGGACGGAGGATCTTTTGTTATCTCGTTTGGCCATGAGAATCCAAGCTTACAATCACTTACAGAAGGGGTGCTTTCAATCTTTCTATTTTGGCTTATAACATTTATAATCTTTAGACTGCGATCTATAGTACTTAAATGATCATATATTGTATCGTTTGCTTTGAAATAGGCATTCATTACCGAGAGGTTACCTCAAATGGAGTGAGGAATGTCACGACTAAGTTGCCACCCAAGGAACGAATATAACTAAACGGATTGTCAAGTATTTTGTTATTGCAAAAGCACAACTAAGTAACCTTCAAGTACTTTATTCATCTTTGATCTCTtatttcttcgtcatcaaagACGATCAAGCTCCTTCATACAGGTAAATGCTTTCACTCGTAATGGCATGGGGTTAGCTTTGCCAACTATTCTGCTTCTTGTCACCTCACATTCACTCCCCGATTATGGGACCATTATTTTCGTCTTTCAAAAAAGGAGGTGTAGGCAATTTTACAACCACAGGAGACATTTGGGTCCATAACACTCAGCGACTTAGGATAGTCAGCGGATGCAGCAATTGAGAAAGTGGTTGTTATAGATCCTCCAGGCTCCTGTCCCGAATATCCCTTTTGTAATAAAAGCTTGTTCAAAGAATGCCTTCGAGTAGTTTTGGAGATAGTAATGCATATCATCTTACACCCTAATTACTTCATGCGGAACATAGAAACTGCCCTTCCTCGTCGTAGCCAAACTTCTTCCCTCACACTTCCCTAGTATCTTCTAGTCAGCCAAATTATTTCCTGCTAATAGTTGGCAATGGATCAGGTCAGGTGTTCTCATATATTAACTCTGGCAAACGCTTAGACAGACTTGGGTTGTTTCAATATGTACTCTCTATGGGAAGGCATACCAACTGCAAGATATCAAAGGAAGAGCTATGATATCTTGGAGACTTGATGAAAGAAGCTTTCTAAATTGTTTGCAATGGGCTTCAATTCACCAGCGTGTGATATGAACATCGCTAACTAGAAGTGAGAAAGAATATGCATGTGAAAGTTGAAGTCCCGATTTCACAAAATTCTAGAGATTGAGTTGGAAAGAGACATATATTGCACAGAAAAGAATCAACGGGCGTGTGCGATACTTGACAATGATATTGTACATGAAAATATCTTgctttcttgtctctctcaaTTTCGAAAACATGCTAGGAATGGTGGACGAAAAAAGGAGCCTTTTCATTTTGCTGCGGGGGAAACAAGATGTCTTGAGATATAACTATTTCCCCAATGTAAATGAATAGTACGATATGAGCGACATTCAAATAACATTTACCATTCatcatctactactactaagtTTGGTTCAAAGAATAACCAGATGCCTCAAACCAACATGCTCGCCAAATAGCCTAGGACTTGGTGCAGAGATTCACTGAACAGAGTTCTACATCTTTTATCTACAGAAAATTTGCGTACTACTGATATGTAGAAAAAGCTGTCCAAGCTTGGGGCTGTTGGCCTCAACATCAGCTGAAAACGTTGGCCGAAAATACCTGGTGAAAGTATGGCTGAGAACATCAGATGAAAGTCACCGAAACTGTCCCGTGCACAAATCTAAATAAAGGGAATTGTGCACAATTCAGGACAGTCATACAAAGCATAACATGATATCAATGCGAGAATCAAATCTAGAGCCTGAAGCAGGGCTACAAGCTCGGAAGTTGAGTGATACTCACAGACGCCCTGGATAGCTGTTCGTGTTTCTTGACGGCCGAAGCGAGACCGGATATGCCAACAACCGCAGCAAGTTGCTACACAAGGCATGTTATCTGGCAAGGGTGGCTCGGACTCTCCCCACGTCATGGTTGTCTTGGCTCCTGATGCCGTTTGCTTCACCGTATTTCAACTCTCCGCTCTGATGTGACACAGATGATAACAACTGCTCCGTAGGTCTTTCACCAATGTTCAACAATATCCCGGAAGAGATTCCGCTATCCGAGATCGAAAGGAGATAGTATATCATCTGTGGGTTGAGTTGGCTGAAGATGCAAGCCGATACAGATGAATGGAAAAATTGACATAAATTAATGACACCCTATCATGCCAAGTCCTCGTGTCTGTGGTCCTCATGTTCTGGGCTCCCTGTCTTGTCTCGGAGTAGAAAACGTGGTCGTGCGATGCTTGGCAGCGGTTTAATCAACGTCTTCTCCACGGAGTGACGCACTGGCCATAATGGTTTTGGGCGTTGAGTGTgacgaaaacgaaaataGGCAAGGCCAGAAGCTGCGTCACAAGGCCACAGTCCGACAGGGTGCGGGAAGAAAGCGAgatagtactccgtataagtCAGCGGGTGTCGTCGTTGGGCCTCAATGGATTACCAATTTAGTAAACTTGTTGTTGGTCGCTGAGAGACCAGCATGGCTGGTAGCGCCTACTTGTATGTCTCAAGTGGCCATCACCCACTTAGACTGGGATAGATTTTGCTGCCTAGCAGTGTGATATCTGCTTGTCTAGAATCCTTCCCGTCGTGGCTTTGCGCGAGATGCAGCAAGTTACTATAACAATAGCTTAGTCTACTGATACTAGCAGTGGTGATTGACTTGGAATAATTAGCTCGCATGTGAAGAGAGTGCGATCCTATGTACAGTGGATGGCTGGATGGCTGCGCACATGGAGCTTTGCTAACAAGTCTAAGACATTGCAAAGCATGTCGCACGTGTGCTTTCGGTAATTTTGTTACCGCGCAAGATACGAGCAGAAGGGTCTCCGTCGCCAACCTGAACTGGGCATACCGCTTTGCTAGGATAGTGATGTAAAGAAAAATTCCCTACAGCAGCAGGATCACCAGGGGTTTGCTTGCGAAACAAATGAGATGAGAGGTAGATGCTACTGTGCAAGAGCAGCCGGATAGATGTGATTGCGGAGACTGCGGGCAAGCTTGCTGGAGAAACCTGTTAGCGCGTTGATTCAAGAAGAGGCTAGCAGTAAACAGAGCTCGGGGAAAGGTGATAAATAAGAGAAATGGAATCCTAAGGCCGGCGGATGCAAGCTGAAATCCATCTGTCTCAGGAAGCGTCTGGCACAAGCAAGTGCAGCCGCGATGGAAACAGGGCAAGGATGTGCGAGTGCTGGTGAGTTGTGATTTGACGATGTAGTGACAAAGCGGCAGAGCCTTGACTGCGGGATGCCGCGGTCATGCGCAGAGACTGCCGTCGACTGCAATTGCACGCATTTATCACGACCTGGCCACTCATATCTGCAATGGACGATGAGTTTTGGCGGTGCATCCCTGATCCCTGCGGCGCAGCTTAGCGGGCCGGGATAGAGCGATTAGGCCCCTGCAGGCAGGCGTGATCGAGCCGCCGATTGGCCAGGCTGCGGCGCGCACCTGCATTTGGCACGTCCAATCAGCAGGCGCGACACACCTCGGCGCTTCGACGGCTCCTGCCATTGAGCCACAGGCCGTCGCAGCCCCGCTTTCGACCGCAGCCCCAAAATCGCCTGCTCCAGCCATGCATCTGCGCTTGACCCCCTCTGGCTCCAACGACGACCGCGAT is drawn from Trichoderma asperellum chromosome 4, complete sequence and contains these coding sequences:
- a CDS encoding uncharacterized protein (EggNog:ENOG41), encoding MFGSYSSYSSVSAMSAAIDISPSNLRSTRDASCAFPSWPRRESLSEYGREERATSFLSDDDLLLSDPFDDDSHSIASSSASSSPIMMQSPPRLTDLEILELQREKLAVQREAVRQVMLEKERRKLAAKKKSSRVHVSSKKSPKSKLASMTPISE